In the genome of Halobacterium noricense, one region contains:
- a CDS encoding METTL5 family protein produces MKRALEQRLSAVEGFRNPSAALEQYSTPADLAAHLLHLADLHGDLAGCTVADLGTGTGMLALGAATRNPERVLAVERDPDALAVARENEPRVDPAVAVDWLLGDATRPPLETVDTVVMNPPFGAQRGSEHADRAFLVATAEIAGASYSIHNAGSKSFVESFAADEGGEVTHAFAAELDVARQFEFHTSERERLDVEAFRIEWADYS; encoded by the coding sequence ATGAAGCGCGCGCTCGAACAGCGCCTCTCGGCGGTCGAAGGGTTCCGCAACCCGAGCGCCGCGCTCGAACAGTACTCGACGCCCGCCGACCTCGCCGCCCACCTCCTCCACCTCGCGGACCTCCACGGCGACCTCGCCGGCTGCACGGTCGCCGACCTCGGCACTGGCACGGGGATGCTCGCGCTCGGCGCTGCCACGCGAAATCCCGAGCGCGTCCTCGCCGTCGAGCGCGACCCGGACGCACTCGCAGTCGCGCGCGAGAACGAACCCCGCGTCGACCCCGCGGTCGCCGTCGACTGGCTGCTCGGGGACGCGACGCGGCCGCCGCTGGAAACGGTGGATACGGTCGTGATGAACCCGCCGTTCGGCGCCCAGCGCGGCAGCGAGCACGCCGACCGCGCGTTCCTCGTCGCGACCGCCGAGATCGCCGGCGCCTCCTACTCGATTCACAACGCCGGCAGCAAGTCGTTCGTGGAGTCGTTCGCCGCCGACGAGGGCGGCGAGGTCACGCACGCGTTCGCCGCGGAACTCGACGTCGCGCGGCAGTTCGAGTTCCACACGAGCGAGCGCGAGCGCCTCGACGTCGAAGCCTTCCGCATCGAGTGGGCGGACTACTCGTAG
- a CDS encoding DNA-directed RNA polymerase subunit L — MDLRVIEKGDAELTIEIAGEDHTFMNGLKGSLIETEGVVAASYDMNPEQSGGQTEPVLTIKTEEGTDPLDALQSAAERMSDELRDFADTFEAAA, encoded by the coding sequence ATGGACCTGCGGGTTATCGAGAAGGGAGACGCGGAACTCACTATCGAGATTGCCGGGGAGGACCACACCTTCATGAACGGGCTGAAGGGCTCGCTCATCGAAACCGAGGGCGTCGTCGCGGCCTCGTACGACATGAACCCCGAGCAGTCCGGCGGTCAGACCGAGCCGGTGCTCACCATCAAGACCGAGGAGGGCACCGACCCCCTCGACGCGCTTCAGTCGGCGGCAGAACGGATGAGCGACGAGCTCCGGGACTTCGCGGACACGTTCGAAGCAGCGGCCTAA
- the dph2 gene encoding diphthamide biosynthesis enzyme Dph2, giving the protein MSHEETRSAGDLRNTGLSLKHDRTWDYELDRIVEAVEERDAEKVGLQFPEGLKRSAPGVADDLRKLLPDDTRVMISGQPCYGACDLDTYMMRRTDVFVHFGHSPMKESEKIIYVPLFSNVDVEPIMEQAVEELDEEDVGLVTTAQHMNLFGEMKAWLGDRGYEVHTRKGDDRLTHEGQVLGCNYASADIDADQVLYVGGGKFHPLGLAMEHPEKKVVIADPVNNSVSVADTEKFLKQRYATVHKAMSAEKWGVIFCTKIGQGRWDQANEIVENNDNAYLITMDEVTPDRLRNFDMDAFVNTGCPRITTDDGPQFHKPMVTPGEYEIAVGNKPLEDLSFDTFHGTW; this is encoded by the coding sequence ATGAGCCACGAAGAGACCCGTTCGGCGGGAGACCTCCGGAACACCGGACTCTCCCTGAAACACGACCGAACGTGGGACTACGAACTCGACCGCATCGTGGAGGCGGTCGAGGAGCGCGACGCGGAGAAGGTCGGCCTGCAGTTCCCCGAGGGGCTGAAGCGCAGCGCGCCCGGAGTCGCCGACGACCTCCGCAAGCTGCTCCCCGACGACACGCGTGTCATGATTTCGGGGCAGCCGTGCTACGGTGCCTGCGACCTCGACACGTACATGATGCGGCGGACGGACGTCTTCGTCCACTTCGGCCACTCCCCGATGAAGGAGTCCGAGAAGATCATCTACGTGCCGCTGTTCTCGAACGTCGACGTCGAACCCATCATGGAGCAGGCCGTCGAGGAGCTCGACGAGGAAGACGTCGGCCTCGTCACGACTGCCCAGCACATGAACCTCTTCGGGGAGATGAAAGCGTGGCTGGGCGACCGCGGCTACGAGGTCCACACCCGGAAGGGCGACGACCGCCTCACTCACGAGGGACAGGTGCTCGGTTGCAACTACGCGAGCGCCGACATCGACGCCGACCAGGTGCTGTACGTCGGCGGCGGGAAGTTCCACCCGCTCGGCCTCGCGATGGAGCACCCCGAGAAGAAGGTCGTCATCGCCGACCCCGTCAACAACTCCGTCTCCGTCGCTGACACGGAGAAGTTCCTCAAGCAGCGCTACGCCACCGTCCACAAGGCGATGAGCGCCGAGAAGTGGGGCGTCATCTTCTGCACGAAAATCGGGCAGGGTCGCTGGGACCAGGCCAACGAAATCGTGGAGAACAACGACAACGCCTACCTCATCACGATGGACGAAGTCACGCCGGACCGCCTCCGGAACTTCGACATGGACGCGTTCGTGAACACGGGCTGTCCGCGCATCACGACCGACGACGGCCCGCAGTTCCACAAGCCGATGGTGACCCCCGGCGAGTACGAGATTGCGGTGGGCAACAAGCCCCTCGAAGACCTCTCCTTCGATACGTTCCACGGCACCTGGTAA
- a CDS encoding DUF7509 family protein has product MPDEMRERLRDALEDSEYVSHEASKPEFLVYLMGPYKSFPPYESPPMGTDVATTRPTLDEIDERLAAGDLQLDADEALALLVSLRRDLRADTGVNAFLATDPEISLHEMDAATQSIEFTKAATATVFVAPAMGDNLGVGIEVGSVCEHLDERPLLEDVVFYGEADVDSSMVEAVSQRWHVTVDEFRSYDDLYRAVRTHLRAVA; this is encoded by the coding sequence ATGCCCGACGAGATGCGCGAGCGCCTCCGCGACGCCCTCGAAGACAGCGAGTACGTCTCCCACGAGGCCAGCAAACCCGAGTTCCTGGTCTACCTGATGGGGCCGTACAAGTCCTTCCCCCCGTACGAGTCGCCGCCGATGGGGACCGACGTCGCGACGACGCGGCCGACGCTCGACGAAATCGACGAGCGCCTCGCCGCCGGCGACCTCCAACTCGACGCCGACGAGGCGCTGGCGCTGCTCGTCTCGCTGCGCCGCGACCTGCGCGCCGACACCGGCGTGAATGCCTTCCTCGCGACGGACCCCGAGATTTCCCTCCACGAGATGGACGCCGCCACCCAGAGCATCGAGTTCACGAAGGCGGCGACCGCGACCGTCTTCGTCGCGCCGGCGATGGGCGACAACCTCGGCGTCGGCATCGAGGTCGGTTCCGTCTGCGAACACCTCGACGAACGGCCGCTCCTGGAAGACGTGGTGTTCTACGGGGAGGCCGACGTCGACAGTTCGATGGTCGAAGCCGTCTCCCAGCGGTGGCACGTCACCGTCGACGAGTTCCGCAGCTACGACGACCTCTACCGGGCCGTCCGCACGCACCTCCGTGCAGTCGCCTGA
- a CDS encoding helix-turn-helix domain-containing protein: MNDQSTTRADGGVLRDDDGRDGDQRDAPDVDLPEDSILTREEYLEMYDVASGEPAFSILTALSEVERLSTGELADLLDREGNDLHYHLRKLKRTGLVRNRRDPNTGTEQPYSYYTLTDLGHTVLTYGLKTGIEKLAAEEAAISEQYGGED, translated from the coding sequence ATGAACGACCAATCCACGACGCGCGCCGACGGCGGCGTACTGCGGGACGACGACGGCCGGGACGGCGACCAGCGGGACGCCCCCGACGTCGACCTCCCCGAGGACAGCATCCTCACGCGCGAGGAGTACCTCGAAATGTACGACGTCGCGTCCGGCGAACCCGCGTTCAGCATCCTCACCGCGCTGAGCGAGGTCGAACGACTCTCCACCGGCGAACTCGCCGACCTCCTCGACCGCGAGGGCAACGACCTCCACTACCACCTCCGGAAGCTCAAGCGCACGGGGCTCGTTCGGAACCGCCGGGACCCCAACACGGGCACCGAACAGCCGTACTCCTACTACACGCTCACGGACCTCGGACACACCGTGCTCACGTACGGGCTCAAGACGGGCATCGAGAAGCTAGCGGCCGAAGAAGCGGCTATCAGCGAACAGTACGGCGGCGAAGACTAG
- a CDS encoding YlbF family regulator, with amino-acid sequence MSVDSDSAATTGTTKADDIARQLGEAIEASPEYQRYEETKAAVEESEEVQQRISEFEDLRQEFMLARQTGDATQEDAKNVEDAQKRLHEHPVMAEYLDAQDELEAKFEFLNDLISEPLDVDFVGESGACCQD; translated from the coding sequence ATGAGCGTCGACTCCGACTCCGCGGCCACGACCGGCACCACGAAGGCCGACGACATCGCCCGCCAGCTCGGCGAAGCCATCGAGGCATCCCCCGAGTACCAGCGCTACGAGGAGACGAAGGCCGCCGTCGAGGAGAGCGAGGAAGTCCAGCAGCGCATCAGCGAGTTCGAGGACCTCCGCCAGGAGTTCATGCTCGCGCGCCAGACCGGCGACGCCACCCAGGAGGACGCCAAGAATGTCGAGGACGCCCAGAAGCGCCTCCACGAACACCCCGTGATGGCGGAGTACCTCGACGCCCAGGACGAACTGGAAGCCAAATTCGAGTTCCTCAACGACCTGATCTCGGAGCCGCTGGACGTCGACTTCGTCGGCGAGTCCGGCGCGTGCTGTCAGGACTAG
- a CDS encoding rhomboid family intramembrane serine protease, whose product MNVSPVVVVAATTLALLAVTVAVPRFRRFSSLTRAAPVAVLVGIAAAAALETVDVWTAAAYAAVVTFVATGVGVLSVGEGRAAVRRIRSRLLFGIPWGTLLVVVAVAAFYLVVQFGAAGAPLVVPFVSWSYFYPLGTVTSAFAHASLGHVTGNLVATVALAPLAEYAFSHYPTERGESSFGSWRTNPYVRALVVFPAAVFGVGLLTGVFSWGATIGFSGVVYAFAGFALVRFPLATVLAVSVREVLSLLWTVVHDPITYASASPSFSTPWWAGISVQGHLFGFLVGAVLAAALVVRRENRPSAARIWFGAVVLAASMSLWAVWWYGAADEYVLFRALGVLLVAALAVLLTAAVRADTSTLFGDVSTRKAAFVVLLLPVVTMSMVAVPVNLTTVADADLPGDPVEIRGYEVTYAEDVTNERVSGVDVPYFSQATNVSASGVIVANPERDIWTQEVSASRLGFYGDQSVTVGGVGWKESVGVHRRGWVPAGASAVYNVYVTPPEGETRHVYSSENATADPVVAGRQVRVTSSSGGFDLDVLRNQTVVGSTGIPQQNETTDAAGLTFVRNGSRVLTEHENTTIRIASRETYE is encoded by the coding sequence ATGAACGTCTCGCCGGTGGTCGTCGTCGCTGCGACGACGCTCGCTCTCCTCGCGGTGACTGTCGCGGTGCCGCGGTTCCGTCGCTTCTCCTCGCTCACGCGCGCCGCACCCGTCGCCGTGCTCGTCGGCATCGCCGCCGCGGCGGCGCTGGAAACGGTCGACGTCTGGACCGCTGCCGCGTACGCGGCCGTCGTCACGTTCGTCGCGACAGGCGTCGGCGTGCTCTCCGTCGGCGAAGGTCGTGCCGCCGTGCGTCGCATCCGCAGCCGACTCCTGTTCGGGATTCCGTGGGGCACACTCTTGGTCGTCGTCGCGGTCGCCGCGTTCTACCTGGTCGTCCAGTTCGGCGCGGCGGGCGCGCCGCTGGTCGTGCCGTTCGTCTCGTGGTCGTACTTCTACCCGCTGGGGACGGTCACGTCGGCGTTCGCGCACGCCAGCCTCGGCCACGTCACGGGGAACCTCGTCGCGACGGTTGCGCTCGCGCCGCTGGCGGAGTACGCGTTCTCGCACTACCCGACTGAGCGCGGCGAGTCCTCGTTCGGCTCGTGGCGCACCAACCCCTACGTTCGCGCGCTCGTCGTCTTCCCGGCGGCGGTCTTCGGCGTCGGCCTGCTGACCGGCGTATTCTCGTGGGGCGCGACAATCGGCTTCTCCGGTGTCGTGTACGCGTTCGCGGGGTTCGCGCTCGTGCGCTTCCCGCTGGCGACCGTGCTCGCCGTGTCGGTTCGCGAGGTGCTGTCGCTCTTGTGGACGGTCGTCCACGACCCGATTACGTACGCCTCCGCGTCGCCGTCGTTCTCGACGCCGTGGTGGGCCGGCATCTCCGTGCAGGGCCACCTCTTCGGCTTCCTCGTCGGCGCAGTGCTCGCCGCCGCGCTCGTCGTCCGCCGCGAGAACCGCCCCTCCGCTGCCCGCATCTGGTTCGGCGCGGTCGTGCTCGCGGCGTCGATGTCGCTGTGGGCGGTGTGGTGGTACGGCGCTGCCGACGAGTACGTGCTCTTCCGCGCGCTCGGCGTGCTGCTGGTCGCCGCGCTCGCTGTCCTCCTGACTGCGGCCGTGCGCGCCGACACGAGCACGCTGTTCGGCGACGTCTCCACGCGGAAGGCCGCGTTCGTCGTGTTGCTGCTCCCCGTCGTGACGATGTCGATGGTCGCCGTGCCGGTGAACCTCACCACCGTCGCGGACGCCGACCTCCCCGGCGACCCCGTGGAGATCCGCGGCTACGAGGTGACCTACGCCGAAGACGTCACCAACGAGCGCGTCTCCGGCGTGGACGTCCCGTACTTCTCGCAGGCGACGAACGTCTCCGCGAGCGGCGTCATCGTCGCCAACCCCGAGCGCGACATCTGGACGCAGGAGGTGAGCGCGAGCAGACTCGGCTTCTACGGCGACCAGTCCGTCACCGTCGGCGGCGTCGGCTGGAAGGAGTCCGTCGGCGTCCACCGCCGCGGCTGGGTGCCCGCGGGCGCCAGCGCCGTCTACAACGTCTACGTCACGCCGCCCGAGGGCGAGACGCGCCACGTCTACAGCTCCGAGAACGCTACCGCGGACCCGGTCGTCGCCGGCCGACAGGTGCGCGTGACCTCGTCGAGCGGCGGCTTCGACCTCGACGTCCTGCGCAACCAGACCGTCGTCGGCTCGACGGGGATTCCACAGCAGAACGAGACCACTGACGCGGCCGGGCTGACGTTCGTGCGGAACGGGAGTCGGGTGCTGACGGAGCACGAGAACACGACGATTCGCATCGCGAGCCGGGAGACCTACGAGTAG
- a CDS encoding MBL fold metallo-hydrolase, which produces MVHSDWGDWLPTAVEQSTPAGVAVWYLGCNGFVLKGEDGTTLFIDPYMGTGSPPRTIRMIPVPFDPRDVTEADAVLATHEHTDHVHGPSQAPILAETGAQFYAPDDSLAVARGEEAWDDNYAVDTDQYNEVAEGDTFEVGEFTIHVEPAHDPDATHPVSYVIEHDAGTIFHGGDTKPSDEFERLGREYDVDLGVLAFGAVGNVPDKQSREPKRTRWYNDENQVVKAASDLRVDRLLPSHWDMWKGLTADPKALHHHVRSFAFPRRLELVEIGDRVDVTDE; this is translated from the coding sequence ATGGTCCACTCCGACTGGGGCGACTGGCTGCCGACGGCCGTCGAGCAGTCCACGCCCGCTGGCGTCGCGGTCTGGTATCTCGGTTGCAACGGCTTCGTGCTCAAGGGCGAGGACGGAACGACGCTGTTCATCGACCCCTACATGGGGACCGGTTCCCCGCCGCGCACCATCCGGATGATTCCGGTGCCGTTCGACCCGCGGGACGTCACCGAGGCCGACGCCGTGCTCGCCACCCACGAGCACACCGACCACGTGCACGGGCCGAGCCAAGCCCCGATTCTCGCCGAAACCGGGGCACAGTTCTACGCGCCCGACGACTCGCTGGCGGTCGCGCGCGGCGAGGAGGCGTGGGACGACAACTACGCCGTCGACACCGACCAGTACAACGAAGTCGCGGAGGGCGATACGTTCGAGGTCGGCGAGTTCACGATTCACGTCGAACCCGCCCACGACCCGGACGCAACCCACCCCGTCTCGTACGTCATCGAGCACGACGCGGGCACCATCTTCCACGGCGGCGACACCAAGCCCAGCGACGAGTTCGAGCGGCTCGGCCGCGAGTACGACGTCGACCTCGGGGTTCTGGCGTTCGGCGCTGTCGGCAACGTCCCCGACAAGCAGAGCCGCGAACCGAAGCGCACGCGCTGGTACAACGACGAGAATCAGGTCGTGAAGGCCGCCAGCGACCTCCGCGTCGACCGCCTGCTCCCCTCCCACTGGGACATGTGGAAAGGCCTGACGGCGGACCCGAAGGCGCTACACCACCACGTCCGGAGTTTCGCGTTCCCGCGCCGCCTCGAGCTCGTGGAAATCGGCGACCGCGTGGACGTGACAGACGAGTAA
- a CDS encoding DUF7550 family protein, with translation MSDDHAHDDSGRVTSPMQEYTTSQVGVGLLVLLVGVAVAYLFPAFF, from the coding sequence ATGTCAGACGACCACGCTCACGACGATTCGGGTCGCGTCACGTCACCGATGCAGGAGTACACCACGAGCCAGGTCGGCGTCGGCCTCCTCGTACTGCTCGTCGGCGTCGCAGTGGCGTACCTCTTCCCGGCGTTCTTCTAG
- the hisF gene encoding imidazole glycerol phosphate synthase subunit HisF translates to MLTKRVIPCVDVDLDDDGNAAVYTGVNFEDLEYTGDPVEMAKRYNEAGADEFVFLDITASAEGRATMLETVERVADEVFIPLTVGGGIREKDDIKETLRAGADKVSINTGALERPELITEGAKAFGNQCIVISVDARRRYDEQGEHYEQVDGESCWFEATVKGGREGTGRDVVEWAREAEERGAGELFVNSIDADGTKDGYDLPLTGAVCDAVSTPVIASSGCGSPQDMADAFDAGADAALAASIFHYGEYTIEETKQYLDEHGVPVRL, encoded by the coding sequence ATGCTGACCAAGCGCGTCATCCCGTGCGTCGACGTCGACTTAGACGACGACGGGAACGCCGCCGTCTACACGGGCGTGAACTTCGAAGACCTCGAGTACACGGGCGACCCCGTGGAGATGGCGAAACGGTACAACGAAGCGGGCGCCGACGAGTTCGTCTTCCTCGACATCACCGCGAGCGCGGAGGGCCGCGCGACGATGCTGGAGACCGTCGAGCGCGTCGCCGACGAGGTGTTCATCCCGCTGACCGTCGGCGGCGGCATCCGCGAGAAGGACGACATCAAGGAGACGCTGCGCGCGGGCGCCGACAAGGTCTCCATCAACACGGGCGCGCTCGAACGCCCCGAACTCATCACGGAGGGTGCGAAGGCGTTCGGCAACCAGTGCATCGTCATCAGCGTGGACGCGCGGCGGCGCTACGACGAACAGGGCGAGCACTACGAGCAGGTCGACGGCGAGTCCTGTTGGTTCGAGGCGACCGTGAAGGGTGGGCGCGAGGGGACCGGCCGGGACGTCGTCGAGTGGGCGCGCGAAGCAGAGGAGCGCGGCGCGGGCGAGCTGTTCGTGAACTCCATCGACGCCGACGGGACGAAGGACGGCTACGACCTGCCGCTGACGGGTGCGGTCTGTGACGCCGTCTCGACGCCGGTCATCGCGTCCTCGGGCTGCGGGTCGCCCCAGGACATGGCCGACGCCTTCGACGCGGGTGCGGACGCCGCGCTCGCCGCCTCGATTTTCCACTACGGCGAGTACACCATCGAGGAGACCAAGCAGTACCTCGACGAACACGGCGTGCCGGTCAGGCTGTAG
- a CDS encoding sensor histidine kinase, whose translation MPVGDWSEEFRSRTIRVLHADSDETFASLTASYLERGTDRFEVTHTVTREDTVDALSTADVDCVVSAYTFPDGNGIELLKRIREAHPRLPFILYTGKGSEEIASDAISAGVTDYIQKRAGAEQYEVLANRIENAVEKCRSERELADQNRRLATLITNLPGMVYRCENDPGWPMEFVGGECEQLSGYDAAALERGDVRWGEDVIHPDDRGSVWATVQTAIADEQSFEVTYRIRTADGDRRHVWERGRGVPDENSDVVAIEGFITDVTEHVERERELRRQRNRLDEFASIVSHDLRNPLNVADGRLELARDDCNSEHLDDVAAAHDRMAALIDDLLALARSDAAITDPDRVSLHDVATDCWRSVETPTATLRVDGETTVFADRSQLRRLFGNLFRNAVEHGSTDPQNAKRSEDAVEHGSAQSDDCVTVRVGDLDDGFYVEDDGPGIPAGDRERVFEYGYSTDDRGTGIGLSIVAELVDAHGWSIEITDGETGGTRFEITGVETAD comes from the coding sequence ATGCCTGTTGGGGACTGGAGCGAGGAATTTCGTAGCCGAACGATTCGCGTTCTCCACGCCGACAGCGACGAGACGTTCGCCTCGCTCACAGCCTCCTACCTCGAACGAGGGACGGACCGGTTCGAAGTCACGCACACGGTGACGCGCGAAGACACCGTCGACGCGCTCTCGACGGCGGACGTCGACTGCGTCGTCTCCGCGTACACGTTCCCCGACGGGAACGGCATCGAACTCCTCAAGCGCATCCGCGAAGCCCATCCGCGACTGCCGTTCATCCTCTACACCGGCAAGGGCAGCGAGGAAATCGCCAGCGACGCCATCTCCGCCGGCGTCACGGACTACATCCAGAAACGCGCCGGTGCCGAACAGTACGAAGTGCTCGCCAACCGCATCGAGAACGCCGTCGAGAAATGCCGCTCCGAGCGCGAACTCGCGGACCAAAACCGCCGCCTCGCAACGCTCATCACCAACCTCCCCGGGATGGTGTACCGCTGCGAGAACGACCCCGGCTGGCCGATGGAGTTCGTCGGCGGCGAATGCGAGCAACTCAGCGGCTACGACGCCGCCGCGCTCGAACGCGGCGACGTCCGCTGGGGCGAAGACGTCATCCACCCCGACGACCGCGGGTCGGTTTGGGCGACCGTTCAGACGGCTATTGCTGACGAGCAGTCCTTCGAGGTCACGTACCGCATCCGGACTGCCGACGGCGACCGGCGGCACGTCTGGGAGCGCGGCCGCGGCGTCCCCGACGAGAACAGCGACGTCGTGGCCATCGAGGGGTTCATCACGGACGTCACCGAGCACGTCGAACGCGAACGCGAACTCCGCCGCCAGCGCAACCGCCTCGACGAATTCGCGTCCATCGTCAGCCACGACCTCCGAAACCCCCTGAACGTCGCTGACGGCCGCCTCGAACTCGCTCGCGACGACTGTAACAGCGAACATCTCGACGACGTCGCCGCCGCCCACGACCGCATGGCGGCGCTCATCGACGACCTGCTCGCGCTCGCGCGGTCGGACGCCGCCATCACCGACCCCGATAGAGTGTCGCTACACGACGTCGCGACGGACTGCTGGAGGAGCGTCGAGACACCCACGGCGACGCTGCGAGTCGACGGCGAAACGACGGTGTTCGCGGACCGCTCGCAGCTCCGCCGGCTCTTCGGGAACCTGTTCCGGAATGCTGTGGAACACGGTTCCACAGACCCCCAGAACGCGAAGCGTTCTGAGGATGCCGTCGAACACGGCTCGGCGCAGTCCGACGACTGCGTCACGGTCCGTGTCGGCGACCTCGACGACGGCTTCTACGTCGAGGACGACGGCCCAGGCATCCCCGCCGGCGACCGCGAGCGCGTCTTCGAGTACGGCTACTCGACGGACGACCGCGGAACCGGCATCGGGCTCAGCATCGTCGCGGAGCTCGTGGACGCCCACGGCTGGAGCATCGAGATTACTGACGGCGAAACGGGCGGGACGCGCTTCGAAATCACGGGCGTCGAAACCGCGGACTAG